A stretch of Zootoca vivipara chromosome 13, rZooViv1.1, whole genome shotgun sequence DNA encodes these proteins:
- the LOC132593049 gene encoding apoptosis-associated speck-like protein containing a CARD → MAKSAQQRLMDALENLHDGELRKFKAKLAEIPLEEGHEHIPRGRLEKADAVDLPNLLIGYYRQDYALRLTAQVLEEIHCKDQAQKLRGGEGGEKAACCNPQIPVPSTSATSGRNETQPPAPPEQHFIERHREALIQRTATVEGILDVLHGDVLDDEQYQKIYSKSTNQEKMRELYRLLPSWNQACKDKLYKALKMRNRFLVEDLEG, encoded by the exons ATGGCcaagagcgcccagcagcgcctgaTGGACGCCCTGGAGAACTTGCACGACGGCGAGCTGCGCAAGTTCAAGGCGAAGCTGGCCGAGATCCCGCTGGAGGAAGGCCACGAGCACATCCCCCGAGGGCGGCTGGAGAAGGCGGACGCGGTGGATCTGCCCAATCTGCTGATCGGCTACTACAGGCAGGATTACGCCCTGCGCCTCACCGCGCAGGTCTTGGAAGAGATCCACTGCAAGGACCAGGCGCAGAAGCTCCGCGGAGGCGAAGGCGGCGAGAAGG CCGCTTGCTGTAATCCTCAGATCCCTGTGCCTTCCACCAGTGCCACCTCCGGAAGAAATG AGACACAGCCTCCAGCCCCACCGGAGCAGCATTTCATTGAGCGGCACCGGGAGGCCCTGATCCAGAGGACGGCCACCGTGGAGGGGATCCTGGACGTGCTGCATGGCGATGTCCTGGATGATGAGCAGTACCAAAAGATCTACTCCAAAAGCACCAACCAGGAAAAAATGCGGGAGCTCTACAGGTTGCTGCCCAGCTGGAACCAAGCTTGCAAGGATAAGCTGTACAAAGCCCTGAAGATGAGAAACAGGTTCCTCGTTGAAGACCTGGAAGGATAA